TTCATGCTGAATGTCGGCATTTTACGGTTAAACCCGCGTGGACACTCATCGTCCAGGCTTGTCGCTGGCTCCGTTCGCTCATGTGAATGCGATGTCCTCGAATCCGACAGCGACCCGAGGACGAAGATCACTTACGGTCCCGTTTCCCTCTGTTTTAcaccgctctccctctctcaacctctttctctctttcttattattatcattaatgaGTCGCCGTTTTCCTTTTTGCCACATTTCTGTGCGTGCCCGGGAGCTGCTGAAATAATCCCTTTTTTATAtcgtttttttccttccttgttGATGTCATAGTTGTGGCTTGGAGATAGTTTGTGTGAATTCCACAAAACCTCACTAAATGCACCTGACAGAGTcccagacacgcacacaaacacaccaaatcCTCCCATTCATCAGGGGCTCATCTTTATTCAGGACTTTTAAATTTGTTGGCAGAGTTACCGATcgctggaggagcagacggTAGCTCGTTAATGAAGAAGGAAAATCCCAAATAACCCTTTCTATAAAATTAAAGAAtgggatttgatttgattgtgtATCCAAGTGCCTCCGCTTAAGGACGAAATAATTCAACGCAGTGAAAGATTGTTAATTGGTTGGAGGCGGTAATTTTGACAAATCAGTCACATTTGATTTCAAAAGTAGATAAAACTCCAAGTAGCACATAAGTGTTGTTTGAGGTTCACAGTGGCGAGATGCAAATATGTAGAATCGGAAAGAAAAACGGGAACTTAACAAGATATTAATTCCTATCTTAAGGATTAACACCATGTCACTCAACATATTAATGGCCACCCATCTGTTACGACCCAAGTTACTATTTCCATTGAGCCTCTGTTTAAATAGCATGCCAGGGAcccaaaaatacataaatacatttcaacataaacacattaatctatgtgattaGTGCGGCAGAGGTTAACGTTAAAAATATCTTTTggtttttgacagtaagggggcagaTCCAGTCACCAAGGTCACCAACATGTatttggttacaaaccccgtctttggattggctggagtgatgcattcacagaaccatagaagcccatttccgcactaaagaaaggggatcgAAAGTCGatattatgagataaaacgttgtcaaaacccaaacgacacctctctgtaaccgtagtggaccatAGACGACAACCAGCaacaaccataatttaccatcattaccggcactcTTGCGTCcggctcgcagaccggtccgtattggtaaaatgaaCTCTAAATTGGTGAATATCtttcaactttcaatacggatcggaAAAACGgatttttggaaaatcgaaattATGAAATAAGACATGTGCAGACTCCTTCCTAGTTTgataaagttggcaagatattcatagattcattaatcgccattgattaatacatttcaaaatgtgcgattaatgagtacatttttttaaatctatttacAGCCCTAATAAATTCCCAGGAGGCCTTTGGCCACCTTCCATTTATCAGGTTTTATATCCACTCCTTAGTCTTTCCTCAGGGCCTTTAACCTTGGATTCAGTGCAGCTTGGGACCAATGGGGCAGTTATTACTGAAACTCTACTGAGTTTCTTGTGCCCCCTTGTAGCAACATTAGATATTCAGCCCTTAATAaatccatttctctctctcgctctctcaacGTGTGGATCTGATCCTTAAGACTAGTACAAAATAGGCCTCGTAAATAAGGAGACCATATATCATCATTGTTTCCCTGGCTTTGGAAATAGAGTTTGCAGATTAAACTAAAAGGGCCGTTTGCTCTACACAATTCCTCATAAAATAATGTAAAGGCCTTATTGAATTCTAAATGGTCAACTATGATGCTAAACCGTGACACACTATTTTAAATCACGATTGATCCACTGTAGGTGTCGTGGAGTAGCACTTTGCAATGATATGATCTATTCATGAGGCATAACAGAGAAATAAGTGATCGGCAACCTGCGTTGCTCCCGTTTCCCTTCACCAGTCCGCTTTCCCCCAAGCGGCCCGGCCCCCCACAACGTGCCGGCTCCACGGTCGGATCCAATAATTAGGGGCTTCGAGCAGGAGAACAAAGTAGGGTACCAACCGAGGATCGCACAGTCTCTGACTGCAGGCTGATCGTcgcaaataaaaggaaaaatcatCAGGGGAGGTATCGAAGTGCCGAAGGTCGAATCAGCTGCAGGATTTGCCGTCGCACTTCATCAAAGCGCCTCTGCTGCTCGTGCAAATCTAGCGGAATGGTCGAAGTAAAACGAGTAGTCTCCTTTCGTAACCAGCGGCGCGTCCCGGCATTTGGGACATTTGGACAGGGGTTTGTGGGGGAGTGTTGGGCCAGATATGGGGTGCCCCCTCCTTTATAATCAACCCCCTCAAAGACGGGCCCTAAAGCCCCAGCTTTCTAAAAAGACGTACGTCTGCTCCAGTTCTCTCCAACGTGTCATTCTCGGATTAGAAAGGCGAGATCTTGACTCAATTCTTTGACGTCTCTTTTGGGTTTTTGACGTTGCGatttgggggggaaggaggaccATTTTTGTCTGTGTGCTCAAGACTTTCTTCAGAATGTCTTCATTTAACTGTCAACAGTCGCCCCGGTGAGCACAGCGGCTGGTTCCGAGGAATCGGCAGGGCGCGGATCTTGTTCTTCATTAGTTCTCGCATAAAACAACTTTCCCATAACCCGTCCTCGGCATGTGTGCCACTTTGTGGAGTCCAAGTGGCATTAAAAGTGGCGGTTATGATGAAATGTGTTTGGATGATTCAGCAGAGCTAAGCTGAGCGACCCTTtagccacctttttttttttttcaatgcataatattgaaatatttattccaCCAAATACAAACTGTCCCATTTAATTTCCTTCTCTCACTGTCTCAGAATGTCACACTCAAAATTACAGGTAGATATTTAGTTATTTTGCAACCGTCCGTTGACGCAGTTGCTTTAATCAGGAAAGCCTCTCAGTACCATGTGCAATAACGCTCCACTTTTCCCGTGGCACTTTGCTGTGGCAGTTTCCAAATTGCTTTCTTTTGATGTTTGTGGGAAGTGACTTTCAGCATAAAAGCAAAGTATGAATGCCCTCATGTGGTTGGAGCTGCTATCTCTTTGAACCACTTCTTCCATCTTGCACACAGCACTGAGTGCTAATATACCCAAGCAAGAAAGTACATTTCCAGGTCAGGGAAACGCACGTCTGACAGTTCAGTTTGCACCGGCCCTCACACTGCCGGGATTTCGGAGCAATTTAAAATTGAAATTTCATGATATGAgatatgcagttttttttcttattcagtACATATTCCGAActaattgaaatgttttaatccCGTAAAATGAGCACTGTGCAGGATGTTCTGCCAAGGACTGCTTTCGAAAACACCTCAGCCCAATCCCACTCATCCCACTTATGCTGAGGATTTGGACCGTTACATTATCAAaatatgtttcttttattttcgcAAAGAGGCATCATattcacacaaaacaacagtTGGTCAGTGGACaattttaaagtgtatttttctgAAAATAGTTGTATTAAGTCACTTAACACAACTATGTTATAGTCAAAACGACTCCTAAAACCACCGACAGTACCAAGGTTTGCTGTTTAATGACTCACTGCTTGAAAACATTCATCCGGTACGGTGGAACTGTATCTCCCCTTGTAATCCGAAGCAGTCTGGAGGGAAAACAGACAGATAAAAACGAGTCCAACAAAGCGTGAAGGTGGCAGTCTCATGCCGCGAGGGCTCTTTTTGCCACAGAGGGACAAAGGATTTGTGAGGTTGGAAGAAGAAAAGCGGTCACACTGGAAGCCCTGTGTtgtggtgacacatgagggacAAAAAATATGGCGGGAAAAAACTGCCAAGAGGAGCTTCAATGATCCAACCCAAGCAGCCGATGAGCAAGTAGAAGCAGAATATTTAAGAACTGCACAAATCACATCTAACCCGCTGCATTTCCCTCCAGCGCCTTCAGGACAAGAAAGTGTCAGTTTTCATATGACAAAGGGAAAGCCGGGTCGTAAATCCCCTTTTGTCTGTTGAAAGACCTCAGTGCAGCTGCTCGGACTCTTCACTTGGATCGGAGAAAAACAGCCCTTGAGAAAATGGGCCGAAATCCTACTTCAAACGCTTCAGGCCGACGCAGACTCAGAGGTGTCATTACTGGCAACGTTAATTAACTATTGCATTGGTGGTTACAACCAATTTCGGTGATGTCTTTTATTGTCAGTGTGTCTAAAAACAACCGGCACATTCACCGTGCGTCGCTTTGCCCAGACTGCGTAGCTAAAACGGTCGAAGAGACGATTGCagaaatggggggaaaaagaaggGACACGGCACCGTATCTCTCCTCAGGCCAAATGAAAACTGAGTGATGTGTCAAACACAGTCACGGGGAcggaggcagagacagagacagtcgGGGACAGGAGTCCAACAGCCAAAAGAGCCAAGCTGCTTGTAGGCCGTTCACACAACGCCCTCGTCAAGGTCAAGGCTGTTAATAGTGAGTGACTTTAGGTAAACTCCCGTAACAGGGGGGTTAGAGCAGCTAATGACCAAAGGGATGGAAGTGGAGCTCCTTAAAGGGGATCTCGTTTGCGTGCTTTGCAGCAGCCAGGCCTtatctctgcacacacacacacacctgttcacCTGTTCACCTGTTCCAGAGGACGATACATAACACCGAGCTCCATCAATAACCAGGTCTATCTGTGAAATCTAACGGCTTATCTAACGGTGATCAGCCATTTGTCTGTGCACACTGTGGGTGAGTAGAGAGCACCgtcgtcctccaatcaaagGATAAGCCGCCTGTCCGCGTGCCCTTGGGCACTTCACCCcgacattgctcctgtagctgtgactactgTGTGTGAATGCTAGTTACCGACGGGCAGGcggtcatcagtgtgtgaatggtggaACCATGATAGGAAGAGTCacagcgctttgagtggtctgaGGAGTAGAAAAGTGGTCCTCACGAAGATAGATAAATGGAAACAGCACACGCACGCAGAGCTAAACCCTCTGGCAGCCGTGGGACCTTGTTTTAACAGCAGGTGCACCTAATTCCTTGCTTAAAAAAAGCACAACGATTTGTTAATAGTCCCAAGTCATCCCTTGGCAGGAGAAGAGTTCTGCAGGTATGTTCCATGGGAGATAACAGCGCTGGGATTCTGATGCTCCAGGGAGACTGACAGCTCTGCAGCggctcggggaggggggggggggtgtctcatGGCGACAGTCCCGGTGTCAGCGCAAAAATGAAATTGCTCTGCACTGATTCTAGAGATACGTGCGTCGTGCTCAGCTCCCATCCGACGCGCAGCAAATGCATGTTGTCATCTGAAAGGGTGTTTAGCATCGGCGGCTGGATGTGAACTCGCCATTAGGCCTCATAACATTGTGCTCACTTCTGCACGTGGAACAAATTCCGCTAGTATTGAAGTGACAGCTGTGAAAACGCCGCGCGACTAGATGTTAGGATTCTGCATCACCCTCGTGACAGGCAGCGCAGCAGTGAATCATGATGAAACACAGAGGTTTGCATTAttgtgcttacacacacacacacacacataacgagGCCGTGGCCCCTGTGCCCTtcttgctgcccccccccccccccccccctttctaatTCTTCTATTTCTCTTGCATTATTCACCAACATCAGCGGGCGTATGCAGAATCATTTGGGTAAACAACCAAATATACAGAGACATGAATAACAGCGGATGCTTTCCTTCTCAATATCCAGCCTTGAGGCCCTTGTCCTTGTGCGTTATGTAATGAAGTAGGAACAATGACATATGGATTCCTCCAAAGGATTGTTCTGGGGGGgttttgtgcattttcagcATATTTACAAATCACGTACACTTAAAGTACTGCCAGCCCTTTTCCTAAGCATTAAAGAGATTTTTTTAGGACGTTCCTTCCCGCCAGACTCCTTTCAGTTTTCTCTCTAATCTCAGCGGCTCCGATAATGAGGAGCCTCCCAACGCCTTCGTCTGAACTAATAATTCTGCAAATGTCTGAACTAATAATTCTACACGCTCCTAGTACATCACTCTCTTGTTTACTTGGGTGACCGCTCTGCTCCGTCTCAATGACTCATGTGTTCCTCCCCTTGTGCTGTCCCGTCTGCAGGGAACATCTTCGTGGTGAGTCTGGCGGTGGCCGACCTCTTGGTGGCCATCTACCCGTACCCTCTGGTCCTGACCTCCATCTTCCACGATGGCTGGGACCTGGGCTACGTCCACTGCCAGATCAGCGGCTTCCTCATGGGCGTCAGCGTCATCGGCTCCATCTTCAACATCACCGGCATCGCCATCAACCGCTACTGCTACATCTGCCACAGCCTCAAGTACGACAAACTGTACAGCGACGCCAACTCCGTCTGCTACGTCGTGGTGATCTGGGCGCTGACCGTGGTGGCCATCGTGCCCAACCTGTTTGTGGGCTCCATCCAGTACGACCCGCGCGTTTACTCCTGCACCTTCGAGCAGTCGGCCAGCTCGGCGTACACCATCGCGGTGGTCTTCTTTCACTTCATCCTGCCCATCATGATTGTCACGTACTGCTACCTGCGCATTTGGATACTGGTCATTCAGGTGCGGAGGCGGGTCAAGCCGGACAACCGGCCCAAGCTGACGCCGCACGACGTGAGGAACTTTGTCACCATGTTCGTGGTGTTTGTGCTTTTCGCCGTGTGCTGGGCTCCGCTCAACCTCATCGGCCTGGCGGTGGCGATCAAGCCCAAGGAGGTGATTCCCCTCATCCCCGAGTGGTTATTCGTGGCCAGCTACTTCATGGCCTACTTCAACAGCTGCCTTAACGCCATCGTGTACGGCGTGCTGAACCAGAATTTCCGGCGCGAGTACAAACGCATTGTAGTGTCGGTGTGCACGGCGCGCATCTTCCTCCAGGACAGCTCCAACGACGCCGGGGAGAGGATCAAGAGCAAACCGTCTCCACTCATGACCAACAACAACCGGGTGAAGGTGGACTCCGTCTGAGTGAGAACgccaagaaaaaagaaaaaaaaaaaccgaaGCAAACGTATGCTGTGACTTgagcggggaaaaaaaacaaaacacaaaaacaaatgtgagaa
The sequence above is a segment of the Gasterosteus aculeatus chromosome 9, fGasAcu3.hap1.1, whole genome shotgun sequence genome. Coding sequences within it:
- the mtnr1aa gene encoding melatonin receptor type 1A-A isoform X2, whose translation is MMKHRGNIFVVSLAVADLLVAIYPYPLVLTSIFHDGWDLGYVHCQISGFLMGVSVIGSIFNITGIAINRYCYICHSLKYDKLYSDANSVCYVVVIWALTVVAIVPNLFVGSIQYDPRVYSCTFEQSASSAYTIAVVFFHFILPIMIVTYCYLRIWILVIQVRRRVKPDNRPKLTPHDVRNFVTMFVVFVLFAVCWAPLNLIGLAVAIKPKEVIPLIPEWLFVASYFMAYFNSCLNAIVYGVLNQNFRREYKRIVVSVCTARIFLQDSSNDAGERIKSKPSPLMTNNNRVKVDSV
- the mtnr1aa gene encoding melatonin receptor type 1A-A isoform X1, translated to MLMNGSHLNSSATDPRDTVQNRPPWVTTTLGCFLIFTIVVDILGNLLVIISVFRNKKLRNAGNIFVVSLAVADLLVAIYPYPLVLTSIFHDGWDLGYVHCQISGFLMGVSVIGSIFNITGIAINRYCYICHSLKYDKLYSDANSVCYVVVIWALTVVAIVPNLFVGSIQYDPRVYSCTFEQSASSAYTIAVVFFHFILPIMIVTYCYLRIWILVIQVRRRVKPDNRPKLTPHDVRNFVTMFVVFVLFAVCWAPLNLIGLAVAIKPKEVIPLIPEWLFVASYFMAYFNSCLNAIVYGVLNQNFRREYKRIVVSVCTARIFLQDSSNDAGERIKSKPSPLMTNNNRVKVDSV